One region of Vespa crabro chromosome 15, iyVesCrab1.2, whole genome shotgun sequence genomic DNA includes:
- the LOC124429337 gene encoding nose resistant to fluoxetine protein 6-like isoform X1 has product MTYSRLLLFIFLGESFLLFHYTLATDIKTIMERTLPVYAMLSNAHFLNSTTCAKELINLRDAIDRRVLWSLKVIDSSGEPMSGFLYGNNYWLGKQSQCEDTNNRIPLTIKENELINNSRYRHVEDEFPPYKIKYFVAHFRHNSTLQYHIRVYNEDLVTLGMCLPATCSNDQLYILLEKVLRNRILIISDLYSIDLKLLEVKDLIDDYQWFSNKTFISIMFLLMLTCLLTLIGTTYDIVIYQKRLKKHAKLLQIYENTHSSQDKTIDNKQSNMDPENRPITLKLQNSISKVFLAFSIYSNTKAIFNTKPNDDFIPIIHGLKFLSMLWIIAAHTIFYISDYIDNKVISFRKSESLVLQVIANASLSVDTFFFVSGFLITYLYLNKQQESNKHRPLNYIIKYYFMNILKRFLRFTPSYMITMGIFEIISLWYSYTSQFYMTERSYDVCPKYWWRNILYIQNLFDRKNMVRIFPFINNINIIIFQIMFNCIKIILTIILYLQCMSWSWYLANDMQFFIITTFLLILSSRYFIVATCLLGLLFIASIIITGYISYIYNYVPTLDQQYHLLNVLYDPPWTRIGPHIVGIITGYIVIKLNKELRWKRKTIILFWILSSTCNILVLFGLWEKRISIISSAFYVALARTVWAVGLAWLVIACITNHGGIITKILSFKSWIPFSKLSYCAYLLNPIVINSIYLNRENVIHIDLLPNIILFFGNFVSTYICAYIFSMMFEMPYILLLKQVFNYNADRKK; this is encoded by the exons ATGACATATTCAAGATTACTCTTGTTCATTTTTCTCGGTGAatcctttctcttatttcattATACCTTAGCCACGgacataaaaacgataatggaACGTACGTTGCCGGTTTATGCTATGCTCTCAAATGCACATTTTCTTAATTCAACGACGTGTGCCAAGGAATTGATAAATTTACGAGATGCTATCGATCGGCGAGTATTATGGAGCTTAAAAG TAATCGATTCAAGTGGTGAACCAATGTCCGGATTTCTCTATGGAAATAATTATTGGCTTGGTAAACAAAGTCAATGCGAGGATACGAATAATAGAATTCCGTTaacaattaaagaaaatgaactaataaataattcgagaTATCGTCACGTCGAAGATGAATTTCCACCGtacaaaatcaaatatttcgtCGCACATTTCAGGCACAATAGCACTTTGCAATACCACATTAGAGTATATAACGAA gATTTGGTAACACTCGGAATGTGTTTACCGGCCACCTGTTCAAATGATCAATTATACATTCTTCTTGAAAAAGTTTTAAGAAAtagaattcttattataagtGACCTATATTCTATTGATCTTAAACTGCTCGAAGTAAAAGATCTAATTGACGATTATCAATGGTTCTCGAATAAAACATTCATATCAATCAT GTTTCTATTAATGCTTACGTGTTTGTTAACACTAATAGGAACGACCTATGACATTGTGATATATCaaaaacgtttaaaaaagCACGCTAAACTTCTTCAAATTTATGAGAATACTCATTCTTCTCAAGACAAAACAATCg ataatAAACAATCAAACATGGATCCTGAGAATAGGCCGATAACATTAAAACTTCAAAATTCTATTAGTAAAGTATTTCTAGCTTTTTCCATTTACTCGAACACGAAGGcaatatttaatacaaaacCGAATGATGATTTTATACCGATTATTCACGGTTTGAAATTTCTATCGATGTTATGGATCATTGCAGCACACACGATATTCTACATCAGTGATTATATCG ACAATAAAGTAATATCCTTTAGAAAATCAGAATCTTTGGTTCTTCAAGTGATAGCCAATGCGTCACTATCGgtagatacattttttttcgtcagtGGTTTTCTCATAACTTATTTGTATCTAAATAAACAACAGGAAAGTAATAAACATCGGccattgaattatattattaaatattacttcaTGAATATCCTAAAAAGATTTCTCAG ATTTACACCGTCTTATATGATTACAATgggaatatttgaaataatttcattgtgGTACAGTTATACCTCACAGTTTTATATGACAGAACGTTCATACGATGTCTGTCCAAAATATTGGTGGAggaatatactttatattcaaaatttgtttgatagaaaaaacatggtaagaatatttccttttataaataatataaatattataatatttcaaataatgtttaattgtattaaaattattttaacgataatattatatttacagtGCATGTCTTGGAGTTGGTATTTGGCAAATGATAtgcaattttttataataactacattcctgttaatattatcatccag GTACTTCATCGTGGCCACCTGTTTACTAGGTTTATTGTTTATCGCATCGATAATCATAACCGGCtacatatcatatatttacaattatgtTCCTAC ATTGGATCAACAGTACCATCTTTTAAATGTCCTGTACGATCCACCGTGGACTAGAATAGGACCTCATATAGTGGGTATAATCACCGGTTATATCGTTATCAAATTGAACAAAGAATTACGATGGAAAagg AAAACTATCATATTATTCTGGATACTTAGTAGTACCTGCAATATATTAGTACTTTTTGGATTATGGGAAAAAAGGATATCGATTATAAGTTCTGCCTTTTATGTTGCCCTTGCTAGAACAGTTTGGGCAGTTGGCTTGGCATGGCTTGTAATTGCCTGTATCACGAATCACGGAG gtaTTATCACCAAGATTCTGTCGTTCAAAAGTTGGATACCATTCAGTAAATTATCTTACTGTGCCTATCTATTAAATCCTATTGTTATCAATTCCATTTACTTAAACAGGGAAAATGTTATTCACATTGATTTACTACCAAAC ataatattattttttggaaACTTTGTGAGCACTTACATATGCGCTtacatattttcaatgatGTTCGAAATGCCATACATCCTGTTATTAAAACAAGTTTTTAATTACAACGCCGATAggaaaaaatga
- the LOC124429337 gene encoding nose resistant to fluoxetine protein 6-like isoform X2 yields MTYSRLLLFIFLGESFLLFHYTLATDIKTIMERTLPVYAMLSNAHFLNSTTCAKELINLRDAIDRRVLWSLKVIDSSGEPMSGFLYGNNYWLGKQSQCEDTNNRIPLTIKENELINNSRYRHVEDEFPPYKIKYFVAHFRHNSTLQYHIRVYNEDLVTLGMCLPATCSNDQLYILLEKVLRNRILIISDLYSIDLKLLEVKDLIDDYQWFSNKTFISIMFLLMLTCLLTLIGTTYDIVIYQKRLKKHAKLLQIYENTHSSQDKTIDNKQSNMDPENRPITLKLQNSISKVFLAFSIYSNTKAIFNTKPNDDFIPIIHGLKFLSMLWIIAAHTIFYISDYIDNKVISFRKSESLVLQVIANASLSVDTFFFVSGFLITYLYLNKQQESNKHRPLNYIIKYYFMNILKRFLRFTPSYMITMGIFEIISLWYSYTSQFYMTERSYDVCPKYWWRNILYIQNLFDRKNMCMSWSWYLANDMQFFIITTFLLILSSRYFIVATCLLGLLFIASIIITGYISYIYNYVPTLDQQYHLLNVLYDPPWTRIGPHIVGIITGYIVIKLNKELRWKRKTIILFWILSSTCNILVLFGLWEKRISIISSAFYVALARTVWAVGLAWLVIACITNHGGIITKILSFKSWIPFSKLSYCAYLLNPIVINSIYLNRENVIHIDLLPNIILFFGNFVSTYICAYIFSMMFEMPYILLLKQVFNYNADRKK; encoded by the exons ATGACATATTCAAGATTACTCTTGTTCATTTTTCTCGGTGAatcctttctcttatttcattATACCTTAGCCACGgacataaaaacgataatggaACGTACGTTGCCGGTTTATGCTATGCTCTCAAATGCACATTTTCTTAATTCAACGACGTGTGCCAAGGAATTGATAAATTTACGAGATGCTATCGATCGGCGAGTATTATGGAGCTTAAAAG TAATCGATTCAAGTGGTGAACCAATGTCCGGATTTCTCTATGGAAATAATTATTGGCTTGGTAAACAAAGTCAATGCGAGGATACGAATAATAGAATTCCGTTaacaattaaagaaaatgaactaataaataattcgagaTATCGTCACGTCGAAGATGAATTTCCACCGtacaaaatcaaatatttcgtCGCACATTTCAGGCACAATAGCACTTTGCAATACCACATTAGAGTATATAACGAA gATTTGGTAACACTCGGAATGTGTTTACCGGCCACCTGTTCAAATGATCAATTATACATTCTTCTTGAAAAAGTTTTAAGAAAtagaattcttattataagtGACCTATATTCTATTGATCTTAAACTGCTCGAAGTAAAAGATCTAATTGACGATTATCAATGGTTCTCGAATAAAACATTCATATCAATCAT GTTTCTATTAATGCTTACGTGTTTGTTAACACTAATAGGAACGACCTATGACATTGTGATATATCaaaaacgtttaaaaaagCACGCTAAACTTCTTCAAATTTATGAGAATACTCATTCTTCTCAAGACAAAACAATCg ataatAAACAATCAAACATGGATCCTGAGAATAGGCCGATAACATTAAAACTTCAAAATTCTATTAGTAAAGTATTTCTAGCTTTTTCCATTTACTCGAACACGAAGGcaatatttaatacaaaacCGAATGATGATTTTATACCGATTATTCACGGTTTGAAATTTCTATCGATGTTATGGATCATTGCAGCACACACGATATTCTACATCAGTGATTATATCG ACAATAAAGTAATATCCTTTAGAAAATCAGAATCTTTGGTTCTTCAAGTGATAGCCAATGCGTCACTATCGgtagatacattttttttcgtcagtGGTTTTCTCATAACTTATTTGTATCTAAATAAACAACAGGAAAGTAATAAACATCGGccattgaattatattattaaatattacttcaTGAATATCCTAAAAAGATTTCTCAG ATTTACACCGTCTTATATGATTACAATgggaatatttgaaataatttcattgtgGTACAGTTATACCTCACAGTTTTATATGACAGAACGTTCATACGATGTCTGTCCAAAATATTGGTGGAggaatatactttatattcaaaatttgtttgatagaaaaaacatg tGCATGTCTTGGAGTTGGTATTTGGCAAATGATAtgcaattttttataataactacattcctgttaatattatcatccag GTACTTCATCGTGGCCACCTGTTTACTAGGTTTATTGTTTATCGCATCGATAATCATAACCGGCtacatatcatatatttacaattatgtTCCTAC ATTGGATCAACAGTACCATCTTTTAAATGTCCTGTACGATCCACCGTGGACTAGAATAGGACCTCATATAGTGGGTATAATCACCGGTTATATCGTTATCAAATTGAACAAAGAATTACGATGGAAAagg AAAACTATCATATTATTCTGGATACTTAGTAGTACCTGCAATATATTAGTACTTTTTGGATTATGGGAAAAAAGGATATCGATTATAAGTTCTGCCTTTTATGTTGCCCTTGCTAGAACAGTTTGGGCAGTTGGCTTGGCATGGCTTGTAATTGCCTGTATCACGAATCACGGAG gtaTTATCACCAAGATTCTGTCGTTCAAAAGTTGGATACCATTCAGTAAATTATCTTACTGTGCCTATCTATTAAATCCTATTGTTATCAATTCCATTTACTTAAACAGGGAAAATGTTATTCACATTGATTTACTACCAAAC ataatattattttttggaaACTTTGTGAGCACTTACATATGCGCTtacatattttcaatgatGTTCGAAATGCCATACATCCTGTTATTAAAACAAGTTTTTAATTACAACGCCGATAggaaaaaatga
- the LOC124429339 gene encoding uncharacterized protein LOC124429339 isoform X3 — protein MSANASTGVLDPCILRISVRKELKGGRSFQRLGFTDLNLAEFAGAGLCRRRCLLEGYDARHRQDNSMLKVAIKMNIRSGDILFKVPSPSLKQTQLAVPGVPGVPGVTADEVAVERCSNREDYVSSGSLAGSIASASSGFGSLPKKRPALFSSDPFLELLSGTETYDPMTLSEIVPSALPVVEALTEGHTESGHSRNSSNTSQLSKGSGYGSLNSHSQHSRQSSSGDSGHIRSPSWPVWAPRIPNQSQNPYNFPNARPETSFEPRSPSPTSSMMLVDPRARFWSTSSPISSRIMRNGTGNRRNTTTTTKSMTMMPETTKTITITTKTRETDNVEAAVNPNVYFPNLDLTESSSERNGVIRNRTSSCILSNNHYEENRTTGSTTTTGVFRVPGPNDVPRHLRKNYERNSFEARNERNSLSNLGQYKRNEQQIISQVIVPNSKPRIGQPGWRGISKTCDCIEKGQTSPVLRLVDQARAVSSPDPLHRPDNPRASLRSATTAQTLRNPSGGSGLSETGSLDRAKAALERRKKAEDGTGNPSLCRIEVTRPNPDSLIDELIKATNLEQTDLESSETTGLQLFIAKDGTTALGSHEVKSQMPAGVFKQVVMEENNR, from the exons ATGAGTGCGAATGCGTCAACCGGTGTTCTAGATCCATGCATCTTAAGGATATCAGTGAGGAAG GAATTGAAGGGAGGCAGGTCCTTCCAGAGGCTAGGTTTTACCGATCTGAACCTCGCCGAATTCGCAGGAGCTGGTCTCTGTCGAAGGAGGTGTCTCCTTGAAGGCTATGACGCGAGACATCGCCAGGATAATTCTATGCTCAAAGTAGCTATTAAGATGAACATACGTTCCGGAGATATACTCTTTAAAGT ACCTTCTCCGTCGTTAAAACAGACTCAACTAGCAGTTCCTGGTGTCCCTGGAGTACCAGGAGTTACAGCCGACGAGGTGGCCGTTGAAAGATGTAGCAACCGAGAAGATTATGTGTCTAGTGGCTCATTGGCCGGTAGTATTGCTAGCGCAAGCAGTGGTTTCGGTAGTCTTCCGAAGAAAAGGCCAGCACTTTTCTCATCCG atCCCTTTTTAGAACTACTCAGTGGGACGGAAACGTACGATCCCATGACCCTAAGTGAGATCGTACCTTCGGCTCTTCCGGTGGTTGAGGCATTGACAGAAGGGCACACAGAATCAGGCCATTCGAGGAATAGCAGCAATACCAGTCAACTTAGCAAAGGATCGGGATATGGATCTCTTAACTCGCACAGTCAGCATAGTAGACAGAGCAGTAGTGGTGACAGTGGCCATATTag GTCACCCTCCTGGCCGGTATGGGCACCACGTATCCCGAATCAATCCCAAAATCCTTATAATTTTCCAAATGCACGGCCTGAAACGTCCTTCGAACCAAGGTCACCGTCACCAACGTCGTCAATGATGCTCGTTGATCCAAGAGCCAGATTTTGGTCCACTTCTAGTCCTATTTCCTCTCGGATCATGAGAAACGGTACGGGAAATCGTAGGAATACGACAACTACTACAAagtcgatgacgatgatgcCCGAGACAACAAAGACAATAACTATTACAACTAAGACAAGAGAAACTGATAATGTCGAGGCTGCTGTCAATCCTAATGTTTATTTTCCTAATTTGGATTTAACGGAATCATCCTCAGAAAGAAACGGAGTTATTAGAAATCGTACAAGTAGTTGCATTTTATCGAACAATCATTACGAAGAGAATCGAACTACTGGATCGACTACTACTACCGGTGTATTTAGGGTACCAGGACCTAATGACGTGCCGCGACACTTgagaaaaaattacgaaagaaatagTTTCGAGGCACGTAACGAACGTAATAGTTTATCTAACTTAGGACAATACAAAAGGAACGAACAACAAATTATAAGTCAGGTGATTGTACCAAATTCAAAACCGAGAATTGGTCAGCCCGGTTGGCGTGGTATATCGAAAACCTGTGATTGCATTGAAAAGGGACAAACTAGTCCAGTATTACGATTGGTAGATCAGGCCAGGGCCGTATCCTCTCCCGATCCTCTCCATAGGCCTGATAATCCTAGAGCATCCCTACGTTCCGCGACGACGGCTCAAACCCTCAG AAATCCTTCAGGAGGTTCTGGTCTAAGTGAAACTGGATCCTTGGATCGTGCAAAGGCAGCATTGGAACGACGAAAAAAGGCAGAAGATGGTACAGGAAATCCTAGCTTATGCAGGATCGAAGTCACCAGACCTAATCCAGATTCATTGATCGATGAATTGATTAAGGCAACGAATTTGGAACAAACGGATCTCGAAAGTTCTGAGA caacCGGTTTACAGTTGTTCATCGCAAAGGATGGAACAACAGCGTTGGGTAGTCACGAGGTGAAGAGTCAGATGCCTGCCGGTGTGTTCAAGCAGGTGGTGATGGAAGAAAACAATAGGTAA
- the LOC124429339 gene encoding uncharacterized protein LOC124429339 isoform X1, with protein MAFMMKKKKKYEFSVEVDLEELTAVPFVSAVLFAKLRLLHGGSFVGHSTREEVQEHTVRWNAKFEFCCKMSANASTGVLDPCILRISVRKELKGGRSFQRLGFTDLNLAEFAGAGLCRRRCLLEGYDARHRQDNSMLKVAIKMNIRSGDILFKVPSPSLKQTQLAVPGVPGVPGVTADEVAVERCSNREDYVSSGSLAGSIASASSGFGSLPKKRPALFSSDPFLELLSGTETYDPMTLSEIVPSALPVVEALTEGHTESGHSRNSSNTSQLSKGSGYGSLNSHSQHSRQSSSGDSGHIRSPSWPVWAPRIPNQSQNPYNFPNARPETSFEPRSPSPTSSMMLVDPRARFWSTSSPISSRIMRNGTGNRRNTTTTTKSMTMMPETTKTITITTKTRETDNVEAAVNPNVYFPNLDLTESSSERNGVIRNRTSSCILSNNHYEENRTTGSTTTTGVFRVPGPNDVPRHLRKNYERNSFEARNERNSLSNLGQYKRNEQQIISQVIVPNSKPRIGQPGWRGISKTCDCIEKGQTSPVLRLVDQARAVSSPDPLHRPDNPRASLRSATTAQTLRNPSGGSGLSETGSLDRAKAALERRKKAEDGTGNPSLCRIEVTRPNPDSLIDELIKATNLEQTDLESSETTGLQLFIAKDGTTALGSHEVKSQMPAGVFKQVVMEENNR; from the exons AGAAGAAGTTCAGGAGCATACGGTCAGATGGAATGCCAAGTTCGAGTTCTGTTGTAAAATGAGTGCGAATGCGTCAACCGGTGTTCTAGATCCATGCATCTTAAGGATATCAGTGAGGAAG GAATTGAAGGGAGGCAGGTCCTTCCAGAGGCTAGGTTTTACCGATCTGAACCTCGCCGAATTCGCAGGAGCTGGTCTCTGTCGAAGGAGGTGTCTCCTTGAAGGCTATGACGCGAGACATCGCCAGGATAATTCTATGCTCAAAGTAGCTATTAAGATGAACATACGTTCCGGAGATATACTCTTTAAAGT ACCTTCTCCGTCGTTAAAACAGACTCAACTAGCAGTTCCTGGTGTCCCTGGAGTACCAGGAGTTACAGCCGACGAGGTGGCCGTTGAAAGATGTAGCAACCGAGAAGATTATGTGTCTAGTGGCTCATTGGCCGGTAGTATTGCTAGCGCAAGCAGTGGTTTCGGTAGTCTTCCGAAGAAAAGGCCAGCACTTTTCTCATCCG atCCCTTTTTAGAACTACTCAGTGGGACGGAAACGTACGATCCCATGACCCTAAGTGAGATCGTACCTTCGGCTCTTCCGGTGGTTGAGGCATTGACAGAAGGGCACACAGAATCAGGCCATTCGAGGAATAGCAGCAATACCAGTCAACTTAGCAAAGGATCGGGATATGGATCTCTTAACTCGCACAGTCAGCATAGTAGACAGAGCAGTAGTGGTGACAGTGGCCATATTag GTCACCCTCCTGGCCGGTATGGGCACCACGTATCCCGAATCAATCCCAAAATCCTTATAATTTTCCAAATGCACGGCCTGAAACGTCCTTCGAACCAAGGTCACCGTCACCAACGTCGTCAATGATGCTCGTTGATCCAAGAGCCAGATTTTGGTCCACTTCTAGTCCTATTTCCTCTCGGATCATGAGAAACGGTACGGGAAATCGTAGGAATACGACAACTACTACAAagtcgatgacgatgatgcCCGAGACAACAAAGACAATAACTATTACAACTAAGACAAGAGAAACTGATAATGTCGAGGCTGCTGTCAATCCTAATGTTTATTTTCCTAATTTGGATTTAACGGAATCATCCTCAGAAAGAAACGGAGTTATTAGAAATCGTACAAGTAGTTGCATTTTATCGAACAATCATTACGAAGAGAATCGAACTACTGGATCGACTACTACTACCGGTGTATTTAGGGTACCAGGACCTAATGACGTGCCGCGACACTTgagaaaaaattacgaaagaaatagTTTCGAGGCACGTAACGAACGTAATAGTTTATCTAACTTAGGACAATACAAAAGGAACGAACAACAAATTATAAGTCAGGTGATTGTACCAAATTCAAAACCGAGAATTGGTCAGCCCGGTTGGCGTGGTATATCGAAAACCTGTGATTGCATTGAAAAGGGACAAACTAGTCCAGTATTACGATTGGTAGATCAGGCCAGGGCCGTATCCTCTCCCGATCCTCTCCATAGGCCTGATAATCCTAGAGCATCCCTACGTTCCGCGACGACGGCTCAAACCCTCAG AAATCCTTCAGGAGGTTCTGGTCTAAGTGAAACTGGATCCTTGGATCGTGCAAAGGCAGCATTGGAACGACGAAAAAAGGCAGAAGATGGTACAGGAAATCCTAGCTTATGCAGGATCGAAGTCACCAGACCTAATCCAGATTCATTGATCGATGAATTGATTAAGGCAACGAATTTGGAACAAACGGATCTCGAAAGTTCTGAGA caacCGGTTTACAGTTGTTCATCGCAAAGGATGGAACAACAGCGTTGGGTAGTCACGAGGTGAAGAGTCAGATGCCTGCCGGTGTGTTCAAGCAGGTGGTGATGGAAGAAAACAATAGGTAA
- the LOC124429339 gene encoding uncharacterized protein LOC124429339 isoform X2 — protein sequence MAFMMKKKKKYEFSVEVDLEELTAVPFVSAVLFAKLRLLHGGSFVGHSTREEVQEHTVRWNAKFEFCCKMSANASTGVLDPCILRISVRKELKGGRSFQRLGFTDLNLAEFAGAGLCRRRCLLEGYDARHRQDNSMLKVAIKMNIRSGDILFKVPSPSLKQTQLAVPGVPGVPGVTADEVAVERCSNREDYVSSGSLAGSIASASSGFGSLPKKRPALFSSELLSGTETYDPMTLSEIVPSALPVVEALTEGHTESGHSRNSSNTSQLSKGSGYGSLNSHSQHSRQSSSGDSGHIRSPSWPVWAPRIPNQSQNPYNFPNARPETSFEPRSPSPTSSMMLVDPRARFWSTSSPISSRIMRNGTGNRRNTTTTTKSMTMMPETTKTITITTKTRETDNVEAAVNPNVYFPNLDLTESSSERNGVIRNRTSSCILSNNHYEENRTTGSTTTTGVFRVPGPNDVPRHLRKNYERNSFEARNERNSLSNLGQYKRNEQQIISQVIVPNSKPRIGQPGWRGISKTCDCIEKGQTSPVLRLVDQARAVSSPDPLHRPDNPRASLRSATTAQTLRNPSGGSGLSETGSLDRAKAALERRKKAEDGTGNPSLCRIEVTRPNPDSLIDELIKATNLEQTDLESSETTGLQLFIAKDGTTALGSHEVKSQMPAGVFKQVVMEENNR from the exons AGAAGAAGTTCAGGAGCATACGGTCAGATGGAATGCCAAGTTCGAGTTCTGTTGTAAAATGAGTGCGAATGCGTCAACCGGTGTTCTAGATCCATGCATCTTAAGGATATCAGTGAGGAAG GAATTGAAGGGAGGCAGGTCCTTCCAGAGGCTAGGTTTTACCGATCTGAACCTCGCCGAATTCGCAGGAGCTGGTCTCTGTCGAAGGAGGTGTCTCCTTGAAGGCTATGACGCGAGACATCGCCAGGATAATTCTATGCTCAAAGTAGCTATTAAGATGAACATACGTTCCGGAGATATACTCTTTAAAGT ACCTTCTCCGTCGTTAAAACAGACTCAACTAGCAGTTCCTGGTGTCCCTGGAGTACCAGGAGTTACAGCCGACGAGGTGGCCGTTGAAAGATGTAGCAACCGAGAAGATTATGTGTCTAGTGGCTCATTGGCCGGTAGTATTGCTAGCGCAAGCAGTGGTTTCGGTAGTCTTCCGAAGAAAAGGCCAGCACTTTTCTCATCCG AACTACTCAGTGGGACGGAAACGTACGATCCCATGACCCTAAGTGAGATCGTACCTTCGGCTCTTCCGGTGGTTGAGGCATTGACAGAAGGGCACACAGAATCAGGCCATTCGAGGAATAGCAGCAATACCAGTCAACTTAGCAAAGGATCGGGATATGGATCTCTTAACTCGCACAGTCAGCATAGTAGACAGAGCAGTAGTGGTGACAGTGGCCATATTag GTCACCCTCCTGGCCGGTATGGGCACCACGTATCCCGAATCAATCCCAAAATCCTTATAATTTTCCAAATGCACGGCCTGAAACGTCCTTCGAACCAAGGTCACCGTCACCAACGTCGTCAATGATGCTCGTTGATCCAAGAGCCAGATTTTGGTCCACTTCTAGTCCTATTTCCTCTCGGATCATGAGAAACGGTACGGGAAATCGTAGGAATACGACAACTACTACAAagtcgatgacgatgatgcCCGAGACAACAAAGACAATAACTATTACAACTAAGACAAGAGAAACTGATAATGTCGAGGCTGCTGTCAATCCTAATGTTTATTTTCCTAATTTGGATTTAACGGAATCATCCTCAGAAAGAAACGGAGTTATTAGAAATCGTACAAGTAGTTGCATTTTATCGAACAATCATTACGAAGAGAATCGAACTACTGGATCGACTACTACTACCGGTGTATTTAGGGTACCAGGACCTAATGACGTGCCGCGACACTTgagaaaaaattacgaaagaaatagTTTCGAGGCACGTAACGAACGTAATAGTTTATCTAACTTAGGACAATACAAAAGGAACGAACAACAAATTATAAGTCAGGTGATTGTACCAAATTCAAAACCGAGAATTGGTCAGCCCGGTTGGCGTGGTATATCGAAAACCTGTGATTGCATTGAAAAGGGACAAACTAGTCCAGTATTACGATTGGTAGATCAGGCCAGGGCCGTATCCTCTCCCGATCCTCTCCATAGGCCTGATAATCCTAGAGCATCCCTACGTTCCGCGACGACGGCTCAAACCCTCAG AAATCCTTCAGGAGGTTCTGGTCTAAGTGAAACTGGATCCTTGGATCGTGCAAAGGCAGCATTGGAACGACGAAAAAAGGCAGAAGATGGTACAGGAAATCCTAGCTTATGCAGGATCGAAGTCACCAGACCTAATCCAGATTCATTGATCGATGAATTGATTAAGGCAACGAATTTGGAACAAACGGATCTCGAAAGTTCTGAGA caacCGGTTTACAGTTGTTCATCGCAAAGGATGGAACAACAGCGTTGGGTAGTCACGAGGTGAAGAGTCAGATGCCTGCCGGTGTGTTCAAGCAGGTGGTGATGGAAGAAAACAATAGGTAA